A genomic window from Plutella xylostella chromosome 23, ilPluXylo3.1, whole genome shotgun sequence includes:
- the LOC105389052 gene encoding protein Son isoform X3: MTSLIDKIELLIKREKTSPDRKKKDEPAKSSSEILSELFSVFNADPPKIEELSSKKSKKSKKKHKKEKKKRSRSSGSDDSDRSEYSRKRKKRKKSKSKKHKSSRDSSRSRSSSPTHIKPDPDLLKIKAERIKTEKVKEEPKVKSEPKEEKHRRVSVKSEDPNNVSICVDSYDLSSIPLPDDCKLDSNDLRRQLDSKKNEHAENDKTKGKIQIKNLKFSAVFEETVKKAEEERRRKAEKTEEGEYTDSSSCSDKEDFSNPQFPRSSDPGGILKKQAAEKIPEDDTNSSKKRDIDKSSKKDRSRSHKRSRSRSSRRDHSSSRRDHSHSRHRSRSRHRSRSRHRSRSRHRSRSRHRSRSRHRSGSRHRSSGRRSRSPRHRSRHLSPRHRSRRSPTGVRLADSEKKRLLEVARRNAINMLKNGLVPAGAAALPPHTRSQVMAAIQSGGKSVDELTDFCKHLSKKEALGELSSVSSHDDDSENEDTLAFHHPFLVKEKAPIVMNIRGGAPLPVKSTTLAVANKEELRLQFPVSSGSQHRDTEWVPVSPKKDASNKVQKLGNGKGANSLDKSKTQIAKLNSKPPKPAPVPAIADKPAIPAIMPAPPPEPQVSNTAMAPFITGFSSSAVLQSTPAATPAPLALPAPGPQVYPPGIEPPKIDIRAIVSEKLSMIRKEQEKSEMNFVRGFGTKESRNLGQFTGSTGAQILTPRELASGTQAWAKKLLAIEVKCALR; this comes from the exons CCGAACTTTTCAGTGTTTTCAATGCTGACCCGCCAAAGATTGAGGAGCTCTCTTCTAAAAAGTCCAAAAAGAGTAAAAAGAAGCACAAGAAGGAGAAGAAGAAGCGCAGTCGCAGCAGCGGCAGCGATGACTCCGACCGCAGTGAGTACTCGCGCAAGCGGAAGAAAAGGAAAAAGAGTAAATCTAAGAAGCACAAAAGTAGCCGAGACTCGTCCCGCTCTCGCTCCAGCTCCCCCACACACATCAAACCCGACCCCGACTTACTCAAAATAAAAGCTGAAAGAATCAAAACTGAGAAGGTTAAAGAAGAACCTAAGGTTAAGTCTGAGCCTAAAGAAGAGAAACATCGGAGGGTCTCTGTCAAAAGCGAAGACCCAAACAACGTAAGCATCTGTGTGGACAGTTACGATCTCAGCAGCATTCCCCTGCCTGATGACTGTAAACTGGACAGCAATGACCTAAGACGTCAGTTGGACAGCAAAAAGAATGAACATGCAGAAAATGATAAAACGAAAGGGaaaattcaaataaagaaCCTGAAGTTCAGTGCAGTGTTTGAGGAAACTGTCAAGAAGGCTGAAGAGGAACGCAGGAGAAAGGCAGAAAAGACTGAGGAAGGAGAATACACAGACTCATCTAGTTGTTCCGATAAAGAAGACTTTTCCAACCCACAGTTCCCACGGTCGTCAGACCCTGGGGGCATACTGAAGAAACAAGCTGCAGAAAAAAT ACCTGAAGATGACACAAATAGTTCAAAAAAGAGAGACATAGATAAATCATCTAAAAAAGACAGGAGCAGATCACATAAGAG ATCCAGATCCCGCTCATCCCGTCGTGACCATTCCTCCTCCCGTCGAGATCACTCCCACTCTCGACACAGAAGTCGTTCTCGACACCGCAGTCGCTCTCGACACCGCAGTCGGTCAAGGCATCGCAGTCGTTCAAGGCACCGCAGTCGCTCAAGGCATCGCAGTGGATCGAGGCACAGGTCGTCCGGGAGAAGGTCAAGGTCGCCGCGGCACCGGTCCAGGCATCTGTCACCACGGCATAGGAGTCGCAG ATCACCAACAGGCGTGCGCCTAGCGGACAGCGAGAAGAAACGCCTTCTCGAAGTGGCTCGACGCAACGCCATCAACATGTTGAAGAACGGGCTGGTccccgccggcgccgccgcgctgccgcCGCACACGCGGAGCCAGGTCATGGCCGCCATACAGTCTGGGG GTAAATCCGTGGACGAGCTGACAGACTTCTGCAAGCACCTGTCCAAGAAGGAAGCGCTCGGAGAGTTGTCTTCAGTGTCGTCTCATGACGACGACAGTGAGAACGAAGACACGCTGGCTTTCCACCATCCATTCTTGGTGAAGGAGAAGGCTCCTATTGTCATGAATATAAGG GGCGGCGCGCCCCTCCCCGTGAAGTCCACAACACTAGCAGTCGCCAACAAGGAGGAGCTGCGCCTGCAGTTCCCCGTGTCGTCCGGCTCGCAGCATAGAGACACCGAGTGGGTGCCCGTGTCGCCGAAGAAGGACGCCAGTAAT AAAGTGCAAAAACTTGGCAATGGAAAAGGAGCGAATAGTttagataaaagtaaaacg cAAATCGCTAAACTGAATTCGAAACCTCCAAAGCCAGCCCCCGTTCCAGCAATAGCTGATAA GCCAGCTATTCCCGCCATCAtgccggcgccgccgccggagcCGCAGGTCTCCAACACCGCTATGGCGCCCTTCATCACGGGATTCTCATCCAGTGCAG TGCTGCAGAGTACGCCGGCCGCGACGCCCGCGCCGCTCGCGCTGCCCGCGCCCGGCCCGCAGGTGTACCCGCCGGGAATCGAGCCGCCAAAGATT GACATCCGAGCAATAGTATCTGAGAAGTTGTCTATGATTCGCAAAGAGCAAGAAAAGAGTGAAATGAACTTTGTTCGCGGG TTCGGAACTAAAGAGTCGAGGAACTTGGGTCAATTCACCGGATCCACCGGGGCTCAGATACTCACGCCAAGGGAACTGGCTAGCGGGACGCAAGCTTGGGCCAAGAAG CTTTTAGCTATAGAGGTGAAATGCGCGCTACGTTAG